A single genomic interval of Apis cerana isolate GH-2021 linkage group LG2, AcerK_1.0, whole genome shotgun sequence harbors:
- the LOC107996878 gene encoding U8-agatoxin-Ao1a isoform X2: MKFGLFWLFCLLTVAIFTDRTFGSPYIDDEEDSLQIADSDYTDNALENLMRAAQQKRACIPRSGNCDHRPKDCCYSSSCRCNLWGSNCRCQRMGLFQKWG, encoded by the exons ATGAAGTTTGGATTGTTCTGGTTGTTCTGCTTGTTGACGGTTGCCATCTTCACCGACAGAACCTTCGGAAGTCCCTACATCGATGATG AGGAAGATTCGCTGCAGATTGCAGATTCAGATTATACAGACAATGCATTAGAGAATCTAATGAGAGCGGCTCAACAAAA GCGGGCCTGCATACCACGGAGCGGAAACTGCGACCACCGGCCGAAAGATTGCTGTTACAGCTCCAGTTGCAGATGCAATTTGTGGGGGTCAAATTGCCGGTGCCAACGAATGGGTCTCTTCCAGAAATGGGGTTAA
- the LOC107996878 gene encoding U8-agatoxin-Ao1a isoform X1, translating to MKFGLFWLFCLLTVAIFTDRTFGSPYIDDEEDSLQIADSDYTDNALENLMRAAQQKRTSLIYLFRRACIPRSGNCDHRPKDCCYSSSCRCNLWGSNCRCQRMGLFQKWG from the exons ATGAAGTTTGGATTGTTCTGGTTGTTCTGCTTGTTGACGGTTGCCATCTTCACCGACAGAACCTTCGGAAGTCCCTACATCGATGATG AGGAAGATTCGCTGCAGATTGCAGATTCAGATTATACAGACAATGCATTAGAGAATCTAATGAGAGCGGCTCAACAAAA ACGTACCTCGTTGATATATCTGTTTAGGCGGGCCTGCATACCACGGAGCGGAAACTGCGACCACCGGCCGAAAGATTGCTGTTACAGCTCCAGTTGCAGATGCAATTTGTGGGGGTCAAATTGCCGGTGCCAACGAATGGGTCTCTTCCAGAAATGGGGTTAA